CCAAGGTTGTCGTATGTGACACATTCGGCCATGCGCATCGCCGCCGCGACGAGCCGGTCTCGCGTCGCTGAGGCGATTGAGGGGCTTGGGGCAATCTCGATCAACTTCTGATGTCGCCGTTGCACTGTGCACTCACGCTCCCACAAATGGGCAATGTTTCCCAATCGATCACCAAGAATCTGGACTTCGATATGGCGAGCCGCCGGCAGGAAGCGTTCGACATACACCTCGCTCTTGCCGAATGCTGCGCGCGCTTCCGACTGACAACGGGTGTACGCCTCCTCGACATCTTCGAGACGGCGAACAACGCGCATCCCACGGCCACCGCCTCCTGCCACGGCTTTAATGACGATCGCAGTGTCCACCCCCCCGGACTGAAAAAAGGCTTTGGCATTGGCTAGGCTCGTCGATCCGGCGGAACCGGCCAGCACCGGCACGTCGCACTGGCTGGCCAACTGACGTGCACGCACCTTGTCGCCAAACAGTTCGAGTAATTCCGGGCGCGGACCGACGAAGACGATGCCGGCTTCGGCGCAGCGGCGGGCGAATCCAGCATTCTCGCTGAGAAATCCATATCCTGGGTGAATCGCACCGCAGCCGGCTTGTTGAGCAACCTCTATGATCTGCTCCCCGTCTAGGTACGCGGCGGCGCCGGAGCCGCGCAGTTGGCGGGCCTCGTCGGCTCTAATGACGTGCAACGACTTCGCGTCATCCTCGGAAAAGATAGCGACCGTGGTCAGCCCCAATTCGGCTGCGGCCTCCGTCACACGAATGGCAATTTCACCGCGATTGGCGATTAATAGTTTCTTGGGAGTCATAGTTCTCAAGGGGTTTTTGGCGAGTTCGTAGGGGCGCGGTCACCGCGCCCCTACACGGGCGGACACAGCGGTCCGCCCCTACCTTTCGCGGGAATGACGTAGCTCTTGGCCCCCATCATCTTTACTGCAAAGATGCACTCGTCAGCGCGCCGGCGCCGCTTGCGGACCGCGAATCACCTTCCCCGGCATTGCGCCAGTAGGCTCTCCGTTCTCATACGAAACCTCACCGCTGACGATCGTGTAGCGATACCCGTCCACCCGTTGAACAAACCTGCGTCCGTTGGCGGGCAGGTCGAAGATCATCTCCGGCGGATGCAATTGGAGCCCATCGAAGTCAATCACGTTGACATCCGCTTTCATGCCCGGTGCCAGCGTACCGCGATCAAGCAGCCCATAGAGTCTTGCGGTATCCTGGGTTTGGCGTTTCACCGCCATTTCCAGCGCGATGCGTTCGCCACGTTGACGATCCCGCACCCAATACGTGAGCAAAAAGGTCGGCATCCCGGCATCGCAGATCACCCCGCAATGCGCGCCGCCATCGCTCAACGAGAGCACCGTTGCTGGATTGAGCAGATTCGGACGAATGCCGTCGAAGGAGAGGCTTTTAGAGGTCGCCAGCGGCATATAGATGATTTCGCGACCATCGCGTTCAAGCAAGGTATCGTAGGCGACTTCTTGTGGCGTCTTGCCCAGGCGTTTAGCGCGTTCAAGAATGCTCTTCTCCACGACCGGCTCGTAGTCGGGTGGATCGCCTAAAGAGAAGTGATTTTGGAAGCCGCTGACCATCTCCAGCGTCATCTCGTCTCTGACCGCTGGCTTATCGTTCAAGATTTCCGCACGCACTGCAGGATCGCGCATCCGCTGCACCCGCTCCGCATGATTGAGCCCAGCCAGCAGTCGCTTATAACTGCGATGTGTGCTGAACGGATGGAGCGAACTTTGTAGGCTCAGCAGCGATCCTGCCGGACGCGCCGCCACCTGCGCCACCATATGTGCGCCAGCAGCATTGCGTTGGTCGATGAACTCGAGGATCTCACGCATCCTCATCCCCGAGCGCTGGCGGATCAACGCCGCGAGGGAAATGGGACGTCCGGTCTCCTGCGTCAGCCGCGCCATCCATTCGAGATCGGCATCGGGGCCGGTAATATCCGAAATGATCTCGAACACGCCGTGCCCGGCTTCGCCCAGCGCGCGCCCAATGCCCAGCATCTCCTCGACCCCGGCGAAGGTGCCAGGTACATACGCTTTCTCGCGAGTGCGGTGGACCAGGGTGCGTGAGGTGCTAACACCGAGTGCACCGGCCTTCACACCGTCGCGCACGGCTGCCGCCATCTGTGCGATATCCTCGGGTGTGGCTTCCTCGTTATTGGCACCGCGTTCCCCCATCACGTAGGCGCGCACCGCGCAATGCGGAACGTGAGTTCCAACGTCGATCACCCGTTTCATCCCGGCAAGCACATCGAGATATTCACCGAAGGACTCCCACTTGAAATCGATTCCCGCCCGTAGGGTCTCCGTGGGAATGTCCTCAACGCCATCCATCAAGCTAATCAGAAACTCTTCTTGGCCTGGACGCACGGGGGCGAAGCCAACCCCGCAATTACCGATCATCACAGTTGTGACGCCGTGCCAACTCGACGGCGACAAGTACGGGTCCCACACGACTTGACCATCGTAATGCGTGTGGATATCAACCCATCCGGGCGTCACCAATAGGCCGTTGGCGTCGATTTCACGTCGACCGACCCCAGCCTTACCGCCGACCGCTGCGATTTTGCCGTCTTCGATAGCGATATCGCCGTTAAACGCCGACGCTCCAGAGCCATCGACGATTCTGCCATTACGAATGACAAGATCATACATTTTGTGGTGTCTCCTTCCCCGAGAAACATAAGCCGATAGAAATTAAGATCCTTCCTTTACGCTATTTCCGCGCGATCCGCCACTGCGCACACGCATTGGAACGACGGGAACACCACGCCGAAGGCCTTAACTTGTGACGTCATTTTGGGACATGTGACAACGGCCTGCTTCGCTCCTGAAGTGAATTTGACAACGAATGGAAAAGGGTGTTAGAAGCGAGCTGCTGTTCGTTCATTCTCAGAGACATTTCGAGGGCAGGACCATGAAAACTCCCATCTGTGCAATGCTCGGTATCGATTTCCCTTTGGTGGCGTTTAGCCACTGCCGCGATGTGATCGCTTCGGTTAGTCGTGCGGGCGGTTTTGGCGTCCTTGGCGCCACTGGGTTTACCCCGGATCAACTCGAACTCGAATTGAAGTGGATCGACGAGCACATCGACGGCAAGCCCTACGGGATCGATGTGCTCATTCCGGAAAACACGCCGATCAAGGAAGAGCGGGGCGTGACCCTCGGCTCCTTAGCGGCGCGCATCCCGCAAACGCACAAGGACTTCGTGGGCAGCTTGCTTGCGAAGCATGGAGTCGAAACGCCTCGGCAATTCGAGAGTGGACAACTGGGGCATCCGGACGTGGAATCTTCCCTACAACAGGACGCGGCTTTGAAGCTGTTACAGGTTGCGTTTCACCACCCGATCAAGTTGATCGCGAACGCGCTTGGCGTGCCGCCGCAAGCGATGCTCGATATGGGCCACGCGCATGGCGTGCCGGTCGCCGCGCTGGTAGGCGCCAAAGAACACGCGGTTCGTCAGGTCCAGGCGGGGGTCGATATTATCGTTGCGCAAGGCGGCGAGGCCGGCGGCCACACCGGCGAGGTCTCGACACTCGTGTTGATCCCCGAGGTCCTGCGCGCCATCAAGCCGATCCGCAACGTACCGGTGCTGGCTGCCGGCGGCATCATGACCGGTCGTCAGATGGCGGCGTGCATGACCCTTGGCGCTGCCGGAGCGTGGACGGGATCGGTGTGGCTGGCCACGACGGAGTCGGAGACCTCGGAGATCTTTCGCCAAAAGATGATCGAGGCACGATCGCGAGACACCATCCGCTCCAAGTGCCGCACCGGCAAATACACGCGCCAGCTCCGTTCCGCGTGGACCGATGCCTGGGAGGGACCAGACGGCATCAAAGCTCTGCCCATGCCTTTACAAAGCCTCATCAGCGAGCCGGCTTTAGCCGCAGCGCAGCGCGCCGCCGAGAGGGGCAACGCAAAAGCCCGCGAACTCGTCACGTATTTTGTGGGCCAAGGCGTAGGTCTGGTCGACGGCGTAAAATCCAGCCGCACCGTCGTGCGAGAGTTCATGGAAGAATTCGCCGAAGCGCTCGCCGACATGCAGACCTTGGGGCAAGAGGTGTTGTAGAGACGCGCTGCTGGCGCGTCTTTCCTTCCTCAAGGCCGTAATGAGAAAAATATAGCTCTGCTATCTGACTGATGATTCAACTTGCGCCGTTGCGTTTTTTCTCTCTGACAACCCGCAAGCGAGTCTGCCTAGCACAATGACGGATGTAGGCGACTTCGACGACGTCATCATTGAGAATACGGTAAATGATGCGGTAGGTATTTCTAGCTGCCAAGAGTGCTCGATATCTTTGGAAGGCATCGAACATTGCTGGACCCATTTCGGGAAAATCGCGGAGAAGTTCTAGCTTGCTGAGAATTTGATCCTGGATGGTCGGGGAGAGAGCTTCCAATTCCTTCTCAGCTCGTGGGAGCAGCTTAATGCTTCTTGCCACGCTGCGCTCGTTTCGCCTTGAATGCTTCCAGGTCGATCCCTTTTCCAGCCCTGGAGTCGCGTTCAGCTTCGGCTAGCCGTTCTCGCCAATCCGGCTGACTCATTTCTTCTAACGTAGCGACCATTCCTTCATACGCTTCATAATTGACCAACAAAGCTGCTGGTTTCCCACGCTGGGTAATGAGCACGGGACGGCGCGCATGTTTCACGATTTCTACGATTTTTTTTGTTTGACTTTGTAGTTCGGAAATAGGAATACTTCTTTCCATAATCTTTCCTTATAAGGGGGCAGTCTCTCTGACAATATCTCAGCGGCTTAGCTCCTCCAGCAGCACTTTCGCTTCTTGCAAATCTTTGGTGTCAAACCCTTCGGTGAACCAACCATAAATCTCCGCCAGCCGCTGTCGAGCCTCGGCTTGCTTGCCTTGCTGCTGCCAGAGGCGGGCGAGACTCACGGTCGCGCGCAGTTCAAGAGATTTGGCTTGTTGCTTCTGCGCAACTTTAATCGCTTTGTGAAAACATCTCTCCGCCTCTTCTGCCTTCTCCCTCAAGCCTAAAGCCTGTAGCCTAACTCCTTCTTCCTCTGTCTTCTCCCTTAAGCCTATAGCCTGCAGCCTTGAGCCTGCCCGTTGCAGCGTCAGTTCGCCTTTGAGGCGGTACAGTTCGGCCTCGTAGAGATGCCCTCCATTTTTACTTGTCAACGTAAACGCGTCCTTGAGCAAGGCCATTCCCTCCTCTATGTAGCCGAGTTTCCAGTACGCCTCCGCCAGCGGGGCAGACCACACAGTCCAGGGTAGTGTTGCCCCTGTCCCCTGGAGCGCAGCTAACCCTTGACGCGTCTGGGCAATACCCTCTTCTTCCTGTCCCTGTTCGATCAACGCTAATCCCCGCACAACAAAGCCCGACGCTACATGAAAAGCGAACGCCTGTTCTTGCCCCAGCGCAATCAACATTTCCCCGTGCTCGCGTGCGGTCTGCCACTCTCGCCGAAAATGGTGAACCGTACATGCATTGTAGAGGGTAAACGCCATGCTCTGCGGGTCAGCCAGTTCACGGGCTAAAGCGAGCGCCTCACGGCTGCGTTGCAGAGCTTGCTCTGAATAACCAAGAGCCCATAGCACCCGAGCGACCCGGGAGCGGCAGGCTATTCCATCCGCACCGCTCCATACTGTTCGTAATACTCCACCCAGGCATGGCGCACGGGTTTATCCAACGCATCTTTCACGAGAGCGAAAACATCTCGCATGGTCAGAATAGCGACGGTTTTGATCCCCAGCTCTTGTTCCAGGGCTTGCACGGCGCTGCGCGCGCCGGGAGCCTGCGTGTCGCCTAGGAGTTCTTGACGATCGACGGCGATGACCATCCCCGCGAGAACGTAATCTTTCAGGAGCTTTATCTTTTCCAACGCTTCGTACTTCGCCTGGCCGGTGGTAATCACATCATCGACCAAAATCATCGAACCGCCCGAGACGAACTTCTCCGCTCCGACGATCACTTTGCCCGCCTCGGTGCCTTGCGTGGCTTCGCCGTAGGCTTTCTCTTCTTTGCGGTCGTACAGGTAGCTAGTGTTCTTGCCAAAGAGTTCGTAGAGTCCTTCGCAGGTCAACGCGCACAGGTTGATGCCCTTGTAGGCCGGACCGAAGACGTATTGGAAGTCTTTGAGAACTCCACTCTTCACGCCGTCCATGGCGGCGTAGCTGTAGCTTCTCTTGAGCATCGCTAGACTCTCGCCATCCGTGAGAGCACCGATAGAGGCAAACGTCGGGCTCATACGACCGCTTTTGAGTTTGAAGAAGGACTTCGTATCCATGGCAATTTTGAAGGCATTTTTCTTGAGTAACAGCTCGAGGAATTCGTGTTTGTAGTTCACTGAATCAATCCCCTCACCCTAGCCCTCTCCCCAAAGGGGCGAGGGAAGTTTTCTTTGGCTAAGAGCTGACAGCTAAAACTGCGGCATGACTTTCTTGGCGAACAGTTCCATGCTCCTCATGACGTGTTCGTGCGCCACCATGCCGCCGGGGTTGAACCAGCAGATCACCCGGCCCATGCCGAAATCCTGTTGATACTGTTTCAGCCGTTCGACACAGGCGTCCGGCGTCTCGAAGATCGCCATCACTTCGCACACTTTTTCGTAGGTCATCTGACGCACTCGTTCCAATACTTCTTTGATGCGGCCTTCCGGCATCGGTCCCGACGAGGCGTAAATCGAGGAGACCGATGCGAGGAAACGTTTGATGCTCGGCTCTAGTTCGCGCCGAAGCTGCGCGGGATCTTCTGCAACGTACACAGGACCGAGCAACGTCACATCGTCGGCACCGGGCTCGGGCAGTCCAGCCGCGCTTCGCGCTTGGCGATAGATCGGCAGCAGCTCTTTGATCTTGCGGAAGGGGTTGACCTGCGACGCAACGAAGATGGAATGCCCCTGCCGACCCGCCCACTCGAAGGTATCGGCGCTGTTGGCGGCCACGCGCACAGGAGGATGCGGCTGCTGCACAGGCTTGGGGACGACCGCGATGTTGTCTACATTCCAGAACTGTCCTTGAAACGACACCCGCTCGGTCGTCCACGCTTGTCGGATGATCTCTAAACTCTCCAACATGCGTTCGCGGCTCTCGGACTGTTGTAATCCGTAGCCCCTAAAGTGTGTGGGGATCGATCCACGACCGATGCCGAATTCTACGCGACCGTTACTGATGACATCGAGCGTAGCGATCTCCTCCGCCACGCGCACGGGATGCGATAAGGAAAGGAGGACAATAGCGATCCCTAAGCGGAGATGCTGGGTACGTTCGGCAATCGCGGCCAGCGTCAATAACGGAGCAGGCGAGATCGACAACTCCGCGTTGAAGTGCTGCTCGACTGGCCATACCGACTCGAACCCCAACGCTTCGGCCTGGACGGCCTGTTCGATCGTGTCGCGATAGCGCTGCACCGGCGATTGCTCGGGCCGGCACGGCAGTTGGTAATGCAATCCGAATTTCATTGGTTGCTCCCCTTTTAGCTGTTAGCTTTTGGCTGTTAGCCAGAGTGTAGTTCAGGCGTCTGCGATCGCTTGGCATACCGCTTCAGCCACGGCGCGCGTCCCTTCGACCGGACGGCCATCCGTATCGATCCACACTTTCTTGTCCTTGCACACGCTTTCCACCGCTGCGCTCACTCGCTCCCCGGCTCGCACTTCACCGAGCCACTCTAGCATCATCGCAGCAGTCAGAATGGCGCTGATAGGATTGGCTTTATTCTGCCCGGCCAGAGCGGGCGCGGAACCGTGTGTGGTCTCGAACATGGCGTGCCGCTCGCCGATATTGGCGGCCCCACAGAATCCCAGCCCACCGGCTGTCGCCGCACCCAAGTCGCTGAGAATATCGCCCAAAAAGTTTTCGCACACGATGACGGAGAATCGCTCGGGCCACAATACTAACGCTTGGGCGGCGGCGTCGGCATAAAGGCAGTGCTTCTCGATGTCCGGATACTGTTCGCCGATCTCGAAGAAAATCCGGCGAAACAGGGCGAAGCCGCGCAGGACGTTGCTCTTATCCACACACGTCACACGGCGCACACCGTCCTGCGGCGCGCCAGGACGCTGCCGGGCGAGATCGAAGGCGCGCCGGACGATACGTTCCGTTGCAACCCGCGTAATCGAAATAATGTCCCGCACGCCTTCCGGTGTGACCTCGCCTTGTCCCCGCGAGAAGTACGCGCCTTCCGTGTTCTCGCGCACGATGACATAGTCGATATCGCCCGCCTGTTTTCCCGCCAATGCCGAGCTGACTTCAGGAAAGAGGCGAATAGGGCGGATATTGGCGTAGAGGTCGAGCCCGTTCCGCAGCACGCCTCCGAGCAGGCCGGCTTCGGTTCCATCTGGCTTGCGGACATCAGGCAGTCCCATCGGCCCCTTCAGAATGGCGTCGGCGCGCTGACAAGCCGCGAAAGTCTCCGGCGACAGGTTCGTCCCGCTGTATCGGTAATAGTCCGCACCGGCGGAATGGAACTGGAGAGCGAGACGAAACTTCCGTTCGCGCGCCTCGACCGCAGCCAACACCTGGAGCGCCGCATCGATGATCTCTGGCCCGATGCCGTCGCCTTTGAGGACGACGATGTTGTAGGTTTTCATTTTTCCCTCTGACGAATCCGAAAAGACTGCTCTCCCTAGTGCCTCTAGACCCCCACTCCTGTCAAGCGGCGCACCTTCTCTCGCCACCGTTGACGGGTCGCGGGGTGGTCAGTACACTTTGGCGATCTCGCACCTGACATCGACATATTGGAAAAGTGAGGCTATTGTGTTTACTTCCGAAGCAGTCACGCAAGGCGTGCGTGTGCACGTGAAATCGCGTTTCGATCCCACACGGTCCCGACCGCAACAGCAACAGTGGTTCTTTCTCTATACCGTTCAGATCCTCAATGAAGGCACGGAGACCGTTCAACTCCAGAGTCGGCACTGGGTAATCACGGATGCCAACGGCAAAGTGGAAGAAGTACGTGGTCCGGGTGTCGTCGGCGAGCAACCCGTGCTCCAGCCTGGACAATCGTTCGAGTATACGTCGGGATGTCCGCTGACGACGACATTCGGCACCATGCATGGGGAATATCAGATGCTGGCTGCCTCTGGCGAACGCTTCGAGGCGCAGATTGCGCCGTTCACATTGAGCGAACCGCATGCCCTCCATTAAATCACGCCCAACGCTCGCTCCGCGAGAAACAGGACTCCCATGCCACTAGAAGAAATCGAACTGACTCGCGACTGTCCGGCGGAACAGATTCCGCTCGGCACCCTCATCACTCTTCACCAAGGCACGCCCGTCGTCATCACTCAGGCGCTCGGCGACACCTACACCGTGCGCTTGCCGAATGGCGGGCTCTATCGTGTTGCTCAAAGCGACGCCGATGCGCTAGGGAGAGAGACTGCACCGGTTTCAACTCCCGTTGGAGTAGCGGCGATCGATGGTCCCGTCACCGAAGAGATGGTGTGGGCGCAACTCAGAAATGTGTACGACCCAGAAATTCCTATCAACGTCGTGGACCTTGGTTTGATCTACGACATGCAGATCGAGCCGCTCGCAGACGGAGACAGCCGAGTGTTAGTCCAGATGACGCTCACGGCACAAGGGTGCGGCATGGGTCCGTCAATCGCTCGCGATGCCCAGCAATGCATCGAAGTCCTTCCCGGTGTCGCCGAAGCCGACGTGCGCGTCGTCTGGGACCCACCCTGGCACCCGGATATGATGTCGCCGGAAGGCAAAAAGAAGCTGGGGGTGGAACAGTAATAGACCATAGGGCAAAAAGATTGTGCGGGAGCTTACATGGACTACTTCCCAGCGATCATCATCGTTGGCATTGCCTTAACGATTGCCTATGCAGCGTGGACAGTCACCCGCTAATGCCCTCACACGTCTTTTGCCCGCGCCGCTAAATTGCTTAGCGCCTCGCCGCTGATTCGATACGGCAGCCACTCGTCTAGGTGCGCCATACCGAGCCGATGGTAAAACTTGCGTGCAGGATTCCAGTGCAGGACCGCCAGTTCTAGCCGTGCGTAGCCGCGCTCGACGGCAAGCGCAGCGAGTGCCTCCATCAGTTGCTGACCGACGCCTTTGCCGCGTTCTTCTTCAAGGACGAAAATATCTTCGAGATGTAGGCCGGAGCGACCTTCCCACGTCGAATAGGTCGGGAAGAAGAGCGCGAACCCAACCGGCTGCCCTCCGCGCTCGGCGATCAGTGTCTCGAACTTCGGCTGCCCGCCAAACCCGTCACGCAAGAGGTCAGCCGTTGTCGTCTTCACTGCGTCCGGTTCGTGCTCGAAGGCAGCGAGCCCTTTGATGAAAGCCAGAATAGTGTCAACGTCGGCAGAAGCAGCAGGGCGAATGATAAAGGTAGACATGTTTCTCAAAGCGTTAAGATAAGGTGGTCGAAATCACGGCTGCGTCTTCACCAGTCGGAAATCGCCTTTGGCGGCATTGCGGTACAAATTGATCTGCCCGATATGACGCGCACGCCCTTCGCGGTCACGCACTCCGAGACCGTCTTCCGGCGCTAAGCAACGAACCGCGATCTTCCCGATCTGCATATTATGGTGCACCCGATAGGCAGCTTCGCCAGTCTGTTCGAGCGCATAGGTCTCCGACAACAGGGGATGAATGGCCCGCTTACAGACCAAGCGATTGGCTTCCCACGCTTCTCGATAGTTCGCGAAGTGCGAGCCGATAATCCGTTTCTTGTTCATCCACAAGTAACGGTTGTCATACTCGTGATTGTAGCCAGTGGTTGAGGCGCAAGTGACTACCAACCCGCCGGGGCGCGCCACAAAAACGCTGGCGGCGAAAGTCTCACGTCCGGGGTGTTCGTACACAACATCAGGGTCTTCTCCGCCTGTCATGTCGCGGATTTTCTTGCCGAATCGGCGGAGTTCCCCCACGTTTTGCGAGCCGTTGGGATTCCAAAACTGATACCCCTCCGTACGACGGTCGATCACCCAACGTGCACCGATCGTTTCACACAACCGCACCCGTTCCTGCGAGGACACCACGCAGATGGGAAAAGCGCCGGCATTGAGCGCATACTGAATGGCAAAGCCCCCGAGTCCGCCGACGGCTCCCCAGATCAGTACGATGTCGCCTTGCTTAATCTGTACCCCGTTATGGCTCACCAGCATGCGATACGCGGTGGAATTGACCAGCGGCATCGACGCCGCTTCTTCCCAGGTCAGGTGTGGCGGTTTCGGCATCAACTGGTTCGCGCGCACGAGAGCGATTTCTGCCAAGCCGCCGAAGTTGGTTTCAAATCCCCAGATGCGCTGGTCGGGGTCGAGCATGGAATCGTCGTGCCCATCCGGCGCTTGCATATCGACGTAATTGCAGTGAATCGTCACCTCATCGCCGGGCTTGAAGAGCGTCACACCAGGGCCAACCCTGAGAATCACGCCAGCGCCGTCGCTCCCGATGATGTGGTAGGGCAAGTCG
The window above is part of the Deltaproteobacteria bacterium genome. Proteins encoded here:
- a CDS encoding DUF59 domain-containing protein, which codes for MPLEEIELTRDCPAEQIPLGTLITLHQGTPVVITQALGDTYTVRLPNGGLYRVAQSDADALGRETAPVSTPVGVAAIDGPVTEEMVWAQLRNVYDPEIPINVVDLGLIYDMQIEPLADGDSRVLVQMTLTAQGCGMGPSIARDAQQCIEVLPGVAEADVRVVWDPPWHPDMMSPEGKKKLGVEQ
- a CDS encoding type II toxin-antitoxin system Phd/YefM family antitoxin, with product MERSIPISELQSQTKKIVEIVKHARRPVLITQRGKPAALLVNYEAYEGMVATLEEMSQPDWRERLAEAERDSRAGKGIDLEAFKAKRAQRGKKH
- a CDS encoding amidohydrolase family protein, producing the protein MYDLVIRNGRIVDGSGASAFNGDIAIEDGKIAAVGGKAGVGRREIDANGLLVTPGWVDIHTHYDGQVVWDPYLSPSSWHGVTTVMIGNCGVGFAPVRPGQEEFLISLMDGVEDIPTETLRAGIDFKWESFGEYLDVLAGMKRVIDVGTHVPHCAVRAYVMGERGANNEEATPEDIAQMAAAVRDGVKAGALGVSTSRTLVHRTREKAYVPGTFAGVEEMLGIGRALGEAGHGVFEIISDITGPDADLEWMARLTQETGRPISLAALIRQRSGMRMREILEFIDQRNAAGAHMVAQVAARPAGSLLSLQSSLHPFSTHRSYKRLLAGLNHAERVQRMRDPAVRAEILNDKPAVRDEMTLEMVSGFQNHFSLGDPPDYEPVVEKSILERAKRLGKTPQEVAYDTLLERDGREIIYMPLATSKSLSFDGIRPNLLNPATVLSLSDGGAHCGVICDAGMPTFLLTYWVRDRQRGERIALEMAVKRQTQDTARLYGLLDRGTLAPGMKADVNVIDFDGLQLHPPEMIFDLPANGRRFVQRVDGYRYTIVSGEVSYENGEPTGAMPGKVIRGPQAAPAR
- a CDS encoding LLM class flavin-dependent oxidoreductase, which codes for MKFGLHYQLPCRPEQSPVQRYRDTIEQAVQAEALGFESVWPVEQHFNAELSISPAPLLTLAAIAERTQHLRLGIAIVLLSLSHPVRVAEEIATLDVISNGRVEFGIGRGSIPTHFRGYGLQQSESRERMLESLEIIRQAWTTERVSFQGQFWNVDNIAVVPKPVQQPHPPVRVAANSADTFEWAGRQGHSIFVASQVNPFRKIKELLPIYRQARSAAGLPEPGADDVTLLGPVYVAEDPAQLRRELEPSIKRFLASVSSIYASSGPMPEGRIKEVLERVRQMTYEKVCEVMAIFETPDACVERLKQYQQDFGMGRVICWFNPGGMVAHEHVMRSMELFAKKVMPQF
- a CDS encoding GNAT family N-acetyltransferase; protein product: MSTFIIRPAASADVDTILAFIKGLAAFEHEPDAVKTTTADLLRDGFGGQPKFETLIAERGGQPVGFALFFPTYSTWEGRSGLHLEDIFVLEEERGKGVGQQLMEALAALAVERGYARLELAVLHWNPARKFYHRLGMAHLDEWLPYRISGEALSNLAARAKDV
- the ccrA gene encoding crotonyl-CoA carboxylase/reductase; translated protein: MNNVLEAILSGQAKSADYANLSLPQSMQAVTTHKDEMRMFDGMESEQKDPRRSLHLEEVDVPEPGPNEVLVAVMASSINFNTVWSAIFEPIPTFQFLERAAKRSPWDKRHDLPYHIIGSDGAGVILRVGPGVTLFKPGDEVTIHCNYVDMQAPDGHDDSMLDPDQRIWGFETNFGGLAEIALVRANQLMPKPPHLTWEEAASMPLVNSTAYRMLVSHNGVQIKQGDIVLIWGAVGGLGGFAIQYALNAGAFPICVVSSQERVRLCETIGARWVIDRRTEGYQFWNPNGSQNVGELRRFGKKIRDMTGGEDPDVVYEHPGRETFAASVFVARPGGLVVTCASTTGYNHEYDNRYLWMNKKRIIGSHFANYREAWEANRLVCKRAIHPLLSETYALEQTGEAAYRVHHNMQIGKIAVRCLAPEDGLGVRDREGRARHIGQINLYRNAAKGDFRLVKTQP
- a CDS encoding nitronate monooxygenase, producing the protein MKTPICAMLGIDFPLVAFSHCRDVIASVSRAGGFGVLGATGFTPDQLELELKWIDEHIDGKPYGIDVLIPENTPIKEERGVTLGSLAARIPQTHKDFVGSLLAKHGVETPRQFESGQLGHPDVESSLQQDAALKLLQVAFHHPIKLIANALGVPPQAMLDMGHAHGVPVAALVGAKEHAVRQVQAGVDIIVAQGGEAGGHTGEVSTLVLIPEVLRAIKPIRNVPVLAAGGIMTGRQMAACMTLGAAGAWTGSVWLATTESETSEIFRQKMIEARSRDTIRSKCRTGKYTRQLRSAWTDAWEGPDGIKALPMPLQSLISEPALAAAQRAAERGNAKARELVTYFVGQGVGLVDGVKSSRTVVREFMEEFAEALADMQTLGQEVL
- a CDS encoding type II toxin-antitoxin system RelE/ParE family toxin, yielding MARSIKLLPRAEKELEALSPTIQDQILSKLELLRDFPEMGPAMFDAFQRYRALLAARNTYRIIYRILNDDVVEVAYIRHCARQTRLRVVREKKRNGAS
- a CDS encoding isocitrate/isopropylmalate dehydrogenase family protein, which translates into the protein MKTYNIVVLKGDGIGPEIIDAALQVLAAVEARERKFRLALQFHSAGADYYRYSGTNLSPETFAACQRADAILKGPMGLPDVRKPDGTEAGLLGGVLRNGLDLYANIRPIRLFPEVSSALAGKQAGDIDYVIVRENTEGAYFSRGQGEVTPEGVRDIISITRVATERIVRRAFDLARQRPGAPQDGVRRVTCVDKSNVLRGFALFRRIFFEIGEQYPDIEKHCLYADAAAQALVLWPERFSVIVCENFLGDILSDLGAATAGGLGFCGAANIGERHAMFETTHGSAPALAGQNKANPISAILTAAMMLEWLGEVRAGERVSAAVESVCKDKKVWIDTDGRPVEGTRAVAEAVCQAIADA
- the apaG gene encoding Co2+/Mg2+ efflux protein ApaG encodes the protein MFTSEAVTQGVRVHVKSRFDPTRSRPQQQQWFFLYTVQILNEGTETVQLQSRHWVITDANGKVEEVRGPGVVGEQPVLQPGQSFEYTSGCPLTTTFGTMHGEYQMLAASGERFEAQIAPFTLSEPHALH